One genomic window of Rhodopirellula halodulae includes the following:
- a CDS encoding OmpA/MotB family protein produces the protein MNAFRQRIELAFFAVAFGWACVGLGCSQNPYLAGGGTTVWQPPSNTAAVNGIQAQVAELNRRVQLLDDNNRQLTTQLAQSEQQAQVYRDELNLVRKQLSDTTQQYDAARIAAQDAQNQARSFQASAQMRGGATIRANTNLNQLAGRLNLGGLKVEQDGEVLRVVLPSDQLFAPGTAQLQPAAGSVLDPAAAQLRSVFPRQRIGIEGYTDNAPMYGGAAGSAHQLTSAQAAAVLDWLTRRSGMPAQQLFTVAQGSNNPRQDNTTPAGRAANRRVELVVYPETF, from the coding sequence ATGAACGCTTTCCGTCAACGCATCGAACTCGCCTTTTTCGCGGTCGCCTTCGGGTGGGCCTGCGTCGGGTTGGGGTGCTCACAAAATCCATACCTGGCTGGCGGCGGGACCACGGTTTGGCAGCCTCCGTCCAACACCGCTGCGGTCAACGGCATTCAAGCTCAGGTGGCTGAGCTGAATCGGCGTGTGCAATTGCTCGACGACAACAATCGACAGTTGACGACTCAGCTTGCACAAAGCGAACAACAGGCCCAGGTTTATCGCGACGAGTTGAATCTTGTTCGCAAACAGTTGTCCGACACGACACAGCAATACGATGCGGCGCGGATTGCCGCACAAGACGCACAGAACCAGGCAAGAAGCTTTCAGGCATCGGCTCAAATGCGAGGCGGTGCAACGATTCGCGCGAACACTAACTTGAACCAGTTGGCCGGTCGTTTGAATTTGGGCGGATTGAAAGTCGAACAAGACGGCGAGGTGCTTCGCGTTGTCTTGCCGAGTGACCAATTGTTTGCACCGGGGACGGCTCAGTTGCAACCTGCGGCGGGCAGTGTATTGGACCCAGCGGCGGCTCAATTGCGATCGGTGTTTCCGCGACAGCGAATCGGTATCGAAGGGTACACGGACAACGCTCCGATGTACGGCGGCGCGGCTGGCAGTGCTCACCAGTTGACATCGGCACAAGCCGCGGCGGTGCTGGATTGGTTGACGCGGCGAAGCGGCATGCCCGCCCAGCAACTGTTCACGGTCGCGCAAGGTTCGAACAATCCTCGCCAAGACAACACGACTCCCGCGGGGCGAGCTGCCAATCGCCGAGTCGAATTGGTGGTCTATCCGGAAACGTTTTGA
- a CDS encoding HAD family hydrolase has protein sequence MDNETEEASGFVRVLLFDIDGTLLTTAGGGNRALKQAIAEEFSVADPDTDISFSGRTDRSLMVELLQRNKVSPSEANCGRLRRRYGGLFGAELRRTGGTVMPGVEVLLQSLQAFSELDVAVMTGNFPETATQKLEFFRLRQWVRWIVGGDMDVHRDDMARRAATMVSRRHGSLHQQTIVIGDTPADVLCGRAIGAQTLAVCTGGFTKEQLGHAEPTLMLDDLSETDRVIEFLMRG, from the coding sequence ATGGACAACGAGACGGAAGAGGCGAGTGGTTTCGTGCGAGTGTTGCTATTTGACATCGACGGGACGCTTTTGACGACCGCCGGTGGCGGGAATCGAGCATTGAAGCAGGCGATTGCGGAGGAATTTTCCGTTGCCGATCCCGACACCGACATTTCATTTTCTGGTCGTACGGACCGGAGTCTGATGGTGGAATTGTTGCAGCGAAACAAGGTGTCGCCTTCCGAAGCCAATTGCGGGCGTTTGCGGCGTCGCTATGGCGGGCTGTTCGGGGCCGAGCTGCGTCGAACGGGTGGCACGGTGATGCCCGGAGTCGAAGTCTTGCTTCAGTCGTTGCAGGCTTTTTCAGAATTGGACGTTGCTGTCATGACCGGCAATTTCCCTGAAACGGCAACTCAGAAACTAGAGTTTTTCCGGCTTCGACAGTGGGTGCGTTGGATCGTCGGAGGAGACATGGACGTTCACCGCGACGACATGGCCCGGCGTGCCGCGACGATGGTGTCTCGGCGACATGGCAGTTTGCATCAGCAGACCATCGTGATCGGGGACACTCCCGCCGATGTGCTTTGCGGCCGAGCGATTGGTGCTCAGACGTTGGCTGTTTGCACGGGCGGGTTCACCAAGGAGCAGCTCGGGCACGCCGAACCGACGTTGATGCTGGATGATTTGTCGGAAACCGACCGAGTGATCGAGTTTCTGATGCGCGGTTGA
- the ubiE gene encoding bifunctional demethylmenaquinone methyltransferase/2-methoxy-6-polyprenyl-1,4-benzoquinol methylase UbiE encodes MSVPNADPSCQSNASAESNSPAAKSSGTGVDKSGDRVREMFRQIAPRYDAMNHLLSLNVDKWWRRKAVQTLNMDGDAPILDLCCGTGDLAIAIADAAGPDIQVIGSDFCHAMLEIARGKEDKRTRDASGGSGRHTIPFLEADSMALPFDNDSFQCVTVAFGLRNIADTDQGLSEMTRVCQPGGQVMVLEFSQPTLPVLKQAYNFYFRHVLPRIGQWMARNDKSAYEYLPESVGQFPCGEALAERMRGVGLENVTFRPLTLGVATIYLGEKPGEKSSAQPSSASSEQEALVTA; translated from the coding sequence ATGAGTGTCCCAAACGCTGATCCTTCCTGCCAGTCCAATGCGTCGGCCGAATCCAATTCGCCGGCGGCAAAATCCAGTGGCACCGGCGTGGACAAAAGCGGCGACCGCGTGCGTGAAATGTTTCGACAAATCGCGCCTCGTTACGACGCGATGAACCATCTGCTTTCGCTGAACGTCGACAAATGGTGGCGACGCAAAGCGGTTCAAACCCTGAACATGGATGGCGATGCTCCGATCTTGGATCTTTGCTGCGGCACCGGCGATTTGGCCATCGCGATCGCGGACGCGGCTGGCCCAGACATCCAAGTCATCGGCAGCGATTTTTGTCACGCGATGTTGGAGATTGCTCGCGGCAAAGAAGACAAACGCACGCGTGATGCCTCGGGCGGGTCCGGTCGCCACACGATTCCGTTTCTGGAAGCGGACTCGATGGCGTTGCCATTCGACAACGATTCGTTCCAGTGCGTCACGGTCGCATTTGGTTTGCGAAACATCGCGGACACAGACCAGGGGCTGTCGGAAATGACGCGAGTCTGCCAACCCGGCGGCCAAGTCATGGTGCTCGAATTCTCGCAACCGACGTTGCCGGTACTGAAACAGGCATACAACTTTTACTTCCGCCATGTTTTGCCACGCATCGGCCAGTGGATGGCTCGCAACGACAAATCGGCTTACGAATACCTTCCTGAATCCGTCGGCCAATTTCCCTGTGGCGAGGCCTTGGCCGAACGCATGCGAGGTGTGGGACTCGAAAACGTGACCTTCCGACCGCTGACCCTGGGCGTGGCAACGATTTACCTGGGCGAAAAACCAGGCGAAAAGTCGTCGGCTCAACCATCCTCGGCGTCGAGTGAACAAGAAGCGTTGGTGACCGCATGA
- a CDS encoding UbiX family flavin prenyltransferase, with protein sequence MNSGSERRRRVVLAITGASGAPIAVRLLQVMRLDPNVEVHLTISQSGAAVLHQEMGLQLNLRTPDLNALLNCVAEWSQVPAPEMSPCPDGGDDRLRYHQHDDFMTPIASGSFLTDAMVVCPCSGSTLSGIARSAASNLVQRAAEVHLKEQRKLVLVPRETPMSVLQIENMHRLATAGAVMLPAMPGWYHDVQRIEDLVDFVVARILDQIGLDNGLIQRWKDG encoded by the coding sequence ATGAACTCGGGTTCCGAACGTCGCCGACGCGTGGTCCTGGCGATCACCGGAGCCAGCGGGGCACCGATCGCGGTCCGGTTGCTGCAAGTCATGCGGTTGGATCCCAACGTCGAAGTGCATCTGACGATCAGCCAAAGTGGTGCTGCGGTGCTGCATCAAGAAATGGGACTGCAACTCAACCTGCGGACTCCCGACTTGAACGCTTTGCTGAACTGCGTGGCCGAATGGTCGCAGGTTCCGGCACCGGAGATGTCGCCTTGCCCCGATGGAGGCGACGACCGATTGCGGTATCACCAACACGATGACTTCATGACGCCAATCGCCAGCGGTTCGTTCTTGACCGATGCGATGGTGGTTTGTCCGTGCAGCGGCAGCACGCTGTCGGGCATCGCTCGCTCCGCCGCTTCGAACCTGGTTCAACGCGCCGCCGAGGTTCACTTGAAAGAACAACGCAAACTCGTTCTGGTACCTCGCGAAACACCGATGAGCGTGCTGCAGATCGAGAACATGCATCGACTGGCGACCGCCGGCGCGGTGATGCTGCCCGCCATGCCGGGTTGGTACCACGACGTGCAACGAATCGAGGACCTGGTCGACTTCGTTGTGGCTCGGATCTTGGATCAAATCGGATTGGACAACGGGTTGATCCAACGATGGAAGGACGGGTGA
- a CDS encoding 4-hydroxybenzoate octaprenyltransferase produces MARLNDWLGLIRFSHTIFALPFAILAAFLAWTTPLPTAIQSSPAVDGEATAAAIYPQVRLQDIAGILLCMVLARSAAMAFNRWVDRRIDAANPRTANRHIPAGVLSAPKVLVFTIACGVGFVAATLLFLPNRLPLFASVPVLLFLCGYSLAKRFTQSAHLWLGVALSLSPLCVWAAIRGEVVLQNIGDFWVPAWLAVAVALWVAGFDIIYACQDAKFDEAEGLHSVPSKQGISGALRVAALAHVAMIMALVVLAWTGGSSGLGALFAVGVGLTAALVVYQHRLVSPNDLSRVNLAFFHTNAIVSVILMTAGVIDCFV; encoded by the coding sequence ATGGCAAGACTCAACGACTGGCTCGGCCTGATCCGATTTTCGCACACCATTTTCGCATTGCCCTTTGCGATCCTGGCGGCGTTCCTAGCCTGGACGACGCCACTTCCCACAGCCATTCAATCGTCACCCGCGGTGGATGGCGAAGCGACCGCGGCGGCGATCTACCCGCAAGTCCGCTTGCAGGACATCGCCGGAATTCTGTTGTGCATGGTCCTCGCTCGAAGCGCCGCGATGGCATTCAATCGTTGGGTCGATCGGCGAATCGATGCCGCCAACCCTCGCACCGCCAATCGACACATTCCCGCCGGCGTGCTGTCCGCGCCCAAGGTTCTCGTGTTCACCATCGCCTGCGGAGTTGGGTTCGTCGCCGCGACGTTGCTCTTCTTGCCAAACCGATTGCCACTTTTCGCGTCAGTTCCTGTCCTGCTGTTTCTGTGCGGTTATTCGCTGGCGAAACGGTTCACGCAATCAGCCCACCTCTGGCTCGGCGTCGCGCTTAGCCTTTCGCCGTTGTGCGTGTGGGCGGCCATTCGCGGCGAAGTCGTGCTGCAGAACATTGGCGATTTCTGGGTTCCCGCATGGCTCGCCGTGGCGGTCGCTTTGTGGGTCGCCGGATTCGACATCATCTACGCCTGCCAAGACGCGAAATTCGACGAGGCGGAAGGACTGCACAGCGTCCCGTCAAAGCAAGGGATTTCCGGTGCCCTGCGGGTTGCAGCGCTGGCCCATGTTGCGATGATCATGGCCTTGGTTGTCCTGGCGTGGACTGGCGGATCGTCAGGTCTCGGAGCCCTTTTCGCGGTGGGTGTCGGATTGACCGCCGCGTTGGTCGTTTATCAGCATCGCCTGGTCTCGCCCAACGATTTGTCTCGCGTCAATCTGGCGTTTTTTCATACCAATGCGATCGTCAGCGTGATTCTGATGACGGCGGGCGTGATCGACTGCTTCGTTTGA
- the mqnE gene encoding aminofutalosine synthase MqnE yields the protein MQANERDARFREIRDKVESEVRLSMEDGLFLYEPEVSIQQIGELANFVRERKNGNVGYYNINTHLNPTNVCVYRCRFCAFRKDLRDENGYAMTDEQILHRGAEATANGCTEMHIVGGLHHQRKYEWYRDIISLLKENYPKIHLKAWTAVEIDWFRFQTKKSFEWVLDDMRSAGLGSMPGGGAEIFHPEVRDQLCEHKANTPAWLEIHRTAHQIGLKTNCTMLYGHVEKAYHRIDHLMRLRELQDKTNGFQVFIPLAFHPDNTKLSDLKKPSGLMDLRTMAVSRLMLDNIQHIKAYWIMLGIETAQTALAYGANDIDGTVRHELIYHDAGAQTPEFMSVEQIQDLIREAGREPIERDTTYNRVIRDENDFRNWHSGESVDAKTELASA from the coding sequence ATGCAAGCCAACGAACGAGACGCACGTTTTCGCGAAATTCGAGATAAGGTCGAATCCGAGGTGCGACTCTCGATGGAAGACGGCCTGTTTCTCTACGAACCGGAAGTCTCGATCCAACAAATTGGCGAACTGGCCAACTTCGTTCGCGAACGCAAAAACGGAAACGTCGGCTACTACAACATCAACACGCACCTGAATCCGACCAATGTGTGCGTCTATCGATGTCGTTTCTGCGCTTTCCGAAAGGATTTGCGAGACGAAAATGGCTACGCGATGACCGACGAACAGATCCTGCACCGCGGCGCCGAAGCCACCGCCAACGGCTGCACGGAAATGCACATCGTCGGCGGTTTGCACCACCAACGAAAATACGAGTGGTACCGCGATATCATCTCGTTGCTAAAAGAGAACTACCCGAAGATTCACCTGAAAGCGTGGACCGCGGTTGAGATCGATTGGTTCCGTTTCCAAACCAAAAAATCGTTTGAGTGGGTGTTGGACGACATGCGTTCCGCAGGACTCGGCAGCATGCCCGGAGGCGGAGCCGAGATCTTTCACCCCGAAGTTCGCGACCAACTTTGTGAGCACAAAGCCAACACGCCGGCATGGCTGGAGATCCATCGGACGGCCCACCAAATCGGTTTGAAGACCAACTGCACGATGCTCTACGGCCACGTTGAGAAGGCTTACCACCGCATCGATCACCTGATGCGTCTGCGTGAACTTCAAGACAAAACGAATGGCTTCCAAGTCTTCATTCCGCTCGCGTTTCACCCGGACAACACGAAGTTATCCGACTTGAAGAAGCCGTCGGGCTTGATGGACCTCCGTACGATGGCGGTCAGTCGATTGATGCTGGACAACATCCAGCACATCAAGGCCTACTGGATCATGCTGGGTATCGAGACGGCTCAAACGGCGTTGGCCTACGGAGCCAATGACATTGATGGCACGGTTCGACACGAATTGATCTACCACGATGCGGGCGCTCAAACGCCCGAGTTCATGTCGGTCGAGCAGATCCAGGATCTGATTCGCGAAGCCGGCAGAGAACCCATCGAACGCGACACGACTTACAACCGAGTGATTCGCGACGAAAACGATTTCAGGAATTGGCATTCCGGCGAAAGCGTCGACGCCAAAACGGAACTGGCCAGCGCGTAG
- the dapA gene encoding 4-hydroxy-tetrahydrodipicolinate synthase: protein MSLRKGSDFAGLSTAIVTPFRDGQVDEKRLAEQIDFQIDAGVTCIVPCGTTGESPTLTHDEHERVISFTIQHVAGRVKVMAGTGSNSTAEALRLTRRAADEGADATLQVAPYYNKPTQEGMYQHFRAVAEAVDIPVCVYNIPGRSAKNIEVETIVRLAELPGITMVKEATGSLDQCSAILGATDLTVLSGDDSLTLPMMSVGAEGVISVAANLVPSAMLEMVQTAAGGDYTKAATLHHRLYSLCSKMLGLATNPIPVKAAMQMVGRDTGEMRLPMVPLNDSEKAILQETLMKFGLESAISGQLQASGA from the coding sequence ATGTCTCTCAGAAAAGGCAGCGATTTCGCTGGTTTGTCCACCGCCATTGTGACCCCCTTTCGCGATGGACAAGTCGACGAGAAACGTTTGGCCGAACAGATCGATTTTCAAATCGATGCCGGCGTGACCTGCATTGTTCCTTGCGGAACCACCGGCGAATCACCCACGTTGACTCACGACGAACACGAACGAGTGATCTCGTTCACCATCCAGCACGTCGCGGGACGTGTGAAGGTGATGGCTGGGACCGGCAGCAATAGCACTGCCGAAGCCCTGCGTTTGACCCGTCGTGCTGCCGATGAAGGTGCCGACGCCACGTTGCAAGTCGCTCCTTACTACAACAAGCCGACTCAAGAGGGCATGTATCAACACTTCCGCGCGGTCGCGGAAGCCGTGGACATCCCTGTTTGTGTCTACAACATTCCCGGGCGATCGGCGAAGAACATCGAAGTCGAAACGATCGTGCGTTTGGCGGAACTGCCGGGCATCACGATGGTGAAGGAAGCCACTGGATCGTTGGATCAATGCTCCGCGATCTTGGGAGCCACCGACTTGACGGTTTTGTCCGGCGATGACTCGCTGACTTTGCCGATGATGAGCGTCGGTGCCGAAGGTGTGATTTCCGTGGCCGCCAACTTGGTGCCATCCGCGATGTTGGAAATGGTGCAAACGGCGGCGGGTGGTGATTACACCAAAGCCGCAACGTTGCACCATCGTCTGTACTCGTTGTGCAGCAAAATGTTGGGATTGGCGACCAACCCGATTCCCGTGAAAGCCGCGATGCAAATGGTCGGTCGCGACACCGGCGAAATGCGATTGCCAATGGTGCCGTTGAACGACTCCGAGAAAGCGATCTTGCAAGAGACGTTGATGAAGTTCGGTTTGGAATCCGCTATCAGCGGCCAACTTCAGGCTTCTGGGGCTTAG
- a CDS encoding response regulator: protein MSKRLLIVDDHEVSRLGTLAALEGTGIEVVAQADKAADALEIVSNTPLDAVLLDIRMEGGDGLNTLGRIKLDHPDLPILLFSGYDNPTYVARAVALGACGYILKTAPVERLIEALNLAFDGQQSWTREELRRVTGALATPRMNQDIDVPLTQRESEVLRQMALGLTNKEIAKMLGISYETVKEHVQHILRKLGVSDRTQAAVWAVRKNLV, encoded by the coding sequence ATGTCGAAACGCCTTTTGATCGTTGACGATCACGAAGTCTCCCGGTTGGGGACTTTAGCTGCCCTCGAGGGGACGGGCATCGAAGTCGTCGCGCAAGCCGACAAAGCCGCCGATGCTTTGGAAATCGTGAGCAACACGCCTTTGGATGCTGTGTTGCTGGATATCCGCATGGAAGGTGGTGATGGTCTGAACACCCTCGGCCGGATCAAGTTGGATCACCCTGATCTGCCGATCCTGTTGTTCTCGGGTTACGACAACCCCACTTACGTCGCTCGCGCTGTGGCGCTGGGTGCGTGTGGCTACATCCTGAAAACGGCTCCTGTCGAGCGTTTGATCGAAGCCTTGAACTTGGCATTCGACGGCCAGCAATCTTGGACTCGCGAAGAACTGCGTCGAGTGACTGGTGCCTTGGCGACGCCTCGTATGAACCAAGACATTGACGTGCCGCTGACGCAACGCGAAAGCGAAGTGCTTCGTCAAATGGCCCTCGGTTTGACCAACAAAGAAATCGCGAAGATGCTCGGCATCAGCTACGAAACCGTCAAAGAGCACGTGCAGCACATTCTGCGTAAGCTCGGCGTTTCGGACCGGACTCAGGCTGCTGTTTGGGCCGTTCGCAAGAACTTGGTTTGA